A single genomic interval of Lathyrus oleraceus cultivar Zhongwan6 chromosome 7, CAAS_Psat_ZW6_1.0, whole genome shotgun sequence harbors:
- the LOC127103782 gene encoding eukaryotic translation initiation factor 4 gamma-like: protein MKKNGADLTEELRMQGWETYFQRLYGPVYTNLLQARSLSSQQPSHSEPEPKVTSPPLEHPNPTTSEQTQTPPPTQQPNPPPEQPINFEPQPTHSPSEPTHSPFEPHPQPEQTTQSPSAISTLINFAASITHTLNLSAPNSPSPSSPASDIEPETTLPTLEEAMQVFAESSMEKIKSLTINSGFSDVPSAVMIHWNRVISWMTYEAFKLKGLSEQVCNDFIRDAGIRLQERLAREAEERARKEAEEKARQEEEQRIIEAEDNAAAADVEAKAKAEAEEAARITAEEVAKAKADAPTQGEHSNSGFVPLVLKTLEELQKEQQVVRARLDQ, encoded by the exons atgaagaaaaaTGGCGCAGACCTAACTGAAGAGTTGagaatgcaagggtgggaaacctattTTCAACGCCTCTATGGCCCTGTGTACACAAATCTG CTGCAAGCCCGTTCTCTGTCCTCTCAACAACCATCACACTCTGAACCTGAACCAAAAGTCACTTCCCCACCTCTTGAACATCCAAATCCAACTACATCTGAACAAACTCAAACACCACCACCTACACAACAACCAAATCCACCTCCTGAACAACCAATCAACTTTGAACCGCAACCAACCCACTCACCATCTGAACCAACCCACTCACCATTTGAACCACACCCACAACCTGAACAAACAACACAGTCACCCTCTGCCATTTCCACACTCATAAATTTTGCGGCCTCCATAACTCACACACTAAATCTCAGTGCCCCAAACTCACCTTCTCCGTCCTCCCCAGCATCTGACATTGAACCAGAGACTACCCTCCCTACCCTAGAAGAAGCAATGCaggtttttgcagagtcttcaatggagaagatcaagtctctgaCAATCAACTCTGGCTTCAGTGATGTTCCCTCTGCAGTAATGAtccactggaacagagtgatcaGTTGGATGACCtatgaagccttcaaactgaaaggcctaTCTGAACAAGTCTGCAATGACTTCATTAGAGACGCTGGTATTAGGCTCCAAGAGCGCTTGGCCAGAGAGGCTGAGGAACGAGCTaggaaggaagctgaagagaaagcacGCCAAGAAGAAGAACAACGGATCATAGAAGCTGAAGACAATGCTGCTGCGGCTGATGTTGAGGCAAAAGCTAAAGCCGAAGCCGAAGAAGCAGCTCGTATTACTGCAGAAGAAGTTGCCAAGGCCAAAGCTGATGCACCGACTCAGGGGGAGCACTCCAACTCTGGATTTGTTCCTCTGGTCTTGAAGACTCTAGAGGAACTACAGAAAGAACAACAAGTAGTTCGAGCTAGGCTAGATCAATAG